The Thermotoga sp. SG1 genome includes a window with the following:
- a CDS encoding carbohydrate ABC transporter permease, whose protein sequence is MSKRKGKIMRVVISVALWLFAALWYVPIFWMFSTSLKESITATSEYPPKWIPDNPTLDNYKRIFAPASGISVSRGIVNSLIVSILGTIAGLVVAIPAAYALSRLKFKGKKAVFWSYVAVLAFPGIIFLIPHYFIIYRLGLMDTLAALILPGLGGTFGVFLLRQYMLGIPRELEDAAWIDGCSKLRFLVTIVIPYIRPALIVLGLMSFLGYWNSFLWPLLVLSSPEKFTLPIALVRFNAGWGDPYRGIGTLMAGAFISVAPVLVIFIVFRKYLMQGIYLGSVGKE, encoded by the coding sequence ATGTCGAAAAGAAAAGGAAAAATAATGAGGGTTGTCATTTCTGTAGCATTGTGGCTTTTTGCAGCTCTCTGGTATGTTCCCATCTTTTGGATGTTCTCCACATCTTTGAAAGAATCAATTACGGCAACTTCTGAGTATCCCCCAAAATGGATACCAGACAATCCTACACTGGACAACTACAAAAGAATCTTCGCACCTGCAAGTGGTATCAGTGTTTCGAGGGGAATAGTTAACAGTTTGATCGTTTCCATACTTGGAACAATAGCAGGACTTGTTGTAGCAATTCCAGCGGCCTATGCACTCTCCAGGTTGAAGTTCAAGGGGAAAAAAGCTGTATTTTGGAGTTATGTAGCAGTTTTGGCCTTTCCTGGAATCATCTTCTTGATACCTCACTATTTCATCATCTATCGTTTAGGCCTCATGGATACGTTGGCTGCTCTTATTCTTCCGGGTCTTGGGGGGACTTTTGGGGTCTTTCTTCTAAGACAGTATATGCTCGGTATACCCAGAGAGTTAGAGGATGCTGCCTGGATAGATGGTTGTTCAAAACTCAGGTTTCTTGTGACCATAGTGATACCCTATATCAGGCCTGCTTTGATCGTTCTGGGATTGATGTCTTTTCTAGGATATTGGAACAGTTTTCTCTGGCCTCTCCTTGTTCTATCCTCACCTGAAAAGTTCACCCTTCCAATAGCTCTTGTGCGATTCAATGCAGGATGGGGAGATCCTTACAGAGGAATAGGAACGCTCATGGCCGGTGCTTTCATTTCCGTAGCACCCGTTCTTGTGATATTCATCGTCTTCAGGAAGTATCTCATGCAAGGAATCTACCTGGGATCCGTTGGAAAAGAGTGA
- a CDS encoding LamG domain-containing protein — MKRVLFLLVLGVMLSVVFAFDPNNDPSLIAYFPFDGSLKDITGHFGEAVKTGRTIGSVGRGQITFVDGVVGQAVKLPGSRGLLLPEDLIRDYDYTVAFWVYANKLTRFTTTFFGAYIDTNLKIHWISFVPFCWNNGTMLWARDEAQNVWYDGILSKNIEPGKWYHVAISVLNGIVRVYINGEQVLTKIQINGQENLTGKLPDVFSLKPGGVFALGANYWDAPFDGMFDELRIYDRALGPGEVKTLYNYGRK, encoded by the coding sequence ATGAAAAGGGTATTGTTTTTGCTCGTTTTAGGAGTGATGCTCAGCGTGGTTTTTGCTTTTGATCCAAACAACGATCCTTCCCTGATCGCTTACTTTCCATTCGACGGGAGTCTGAAAGATATAACCGGTCACTTTGGAGAGGCTGTCAAAACTGGTAGAACCATAGGAAGTGTTGGTAGGGGACAGATAACGTTCGTTGACGGTGTTGTTGGACAGGCTGTAAAGCTTCCTGGAAGCAGGGGACTTCTTCTTCCAGAAGACCTCATAAGAGATTACGACTACACAGTGGCTTTCTGGGTATACGCTAACAAACTCACAAGATTCACTACAACGTTCTTCGGAGCCTATATAGACACCAATTTGAAAATCCACTGGATCAGTTTTGTTCCCTTCTGTTGGAACAACGGTACGATGCTCTGGGCAAGAGATGAAGCACAGAACGTATGGTACGATGGTATCCTCAGCAAAAACATTGAACCTGGAAAATGGTACCACGTGGCAATTTCCGTGTTGAACGGTATTGTCAGAGTTTACATCAACGGAGAGCAGGTTCTCACGAAGATTCAAATAAACGGTCAGGAAAACCTGACGGGCAAACTACCGGATGTGTTCAGTTTGAAACCAGGAGGAGTGTTCGCACTTGGAGCTAACTATTGGGACGCCCCATTTGATGGGATGTTTGATGAACTCAGAATATATGATAGAGCCCTGGGCCCTGGCGAGGTGAAGACACTCTACAATTATGGGAGGAAGTGA
- a CDS encoding carbohydrate ABC transporter permease — protein sequence MTMTEKREVLTEKQMKKMKLKRVLKRELGAWGFLLPHFFFFVLFIVIPVVYGFIMSFYRWSLLGTTRFIGLDNYVRIWNDSRFWQSVKNTVMFAIISIPLVMGVSMIFALLLKEKWYGKLWLLVAFVSPTFFSSVGVLTTWRWIFSSAPNGLLNYYLTKIGLLKQPISWFETSARAWACIIGVTIWWIIGFSVLLYLGALQRIPPEQYEAAKIDGAGPWARFIYITLPWMRNVLFFDVVRQVLLAFGLFDQVYFFTGGGPAGSTRTMVYYLYMVGFERQQLGRAAAISWYMFIIIFGFALINLFILTRSIRGAEGE from the coding sequence ATGACAATGACTGAAAAAAGAGAGGTACTCACAGAGAAGCAAATGAAGAAAATGAAATTAAAACGTGTTTTGAAAAGAGAATTGGGAGCGTGGGGGTTTCTGCTCCCCCACTTCTTTTTCTTCGTCCTTTTCATCGTTATTCCAGTTGTTTACGGTTTTATAATGAGTTTCTACAGATGGAGTCTACTGGGAACAACTCGATTCATAGGATTAGACAATTACGTGAGAATCTGGAACGATTCTAGGTTCTGGCAGTCGGTCAAAAACACTGTAATGTTTGCGATCATCAGTATACCACTCGTCATGGGGGTTTCTATGATATTTGCGCTTCTTCTAAAGGAAAAATGGTACGGCAAGTTGTGGCTTCTTGTTGCTTTCGTTTCACCGACATTTTTCAGTTCAGTTGGTGTTTTGACAACATGGAGGTGGATCTTTTCATCCGCTCCGAATGGTCTTTTGAATTACTATCTAACCAAGATAGGTCTTCTCAAACAACCAATTTCGTGGTTCGAAACATCAGCCCGTGCATGGGCATGTATCATTGGTGTTACCATCTGGTGGATCATTGGTTTTAGTGTCTTGCTCTATCTTGGAGCTCTTCAGAGGATTCCTCCTGAACAATACGAAGCGGCAAAGATCGATGGAGCAGGGCCATGGGCACGTTTCATCTACATAACACTTCCGTGGATGAGAAATGTTCTATTTTTCGATGTTGTGAGACAGGTTCTTCTGGCTTTCGGTTTGTTTGACCAGGTGTACTTCTTTACTGGTGGAGGACCGGCAGGTAGTACAAGAACCATGGTTTATTACCTCTACATGGTGGGTTTTGAAAGACAGCAGCTTGGGCGTGCCGCTGCTATTTCCTGGTACATGTTCATCATTATTTTCGGTTTTGCACTCATAAACCTTTTCATTTTGACCAGATCGATCCGTGGAGCGGAGGGAGAATAA
- a CDS encoding alpha-L-arabinofuranosidase C-terminal domain-containing protein, which yields MKKFVFILLLLVSISLLGEVQHVLTIDFSQQGPRIPETLHGIFFEDINHAVDGGLYVELVRNRSFEQETRRYEGWRVERGDFVRSSIEETYPLNENNTRYLEMRFSETDRATLTNLGYGGIAVFQGQEYTFSTYLSGGFSGTITVMIVDDDEILASGRILLQQPVGDWKKYTLDLVPTKTSTNSELSIVILGKGILRIDMVSLMPKDNWNGMRKDLVKMIEELKPGFMRFPGGCLVQGNTLENAYRWKESIGPIEQRKTKWNFWGYYQTLGIGFYEYLLLCEKLGAEPVPIFNPGISFQIESPEYASEEELKEWIQDVLDFLEFANGATDTYWGGVRASLGHPEPFNVKYIGVGNENWGPRYWENFERFRRAIKEKYPNVKIIFSGPPSYEGTDFRQAWRWARENNVEIFDEHIYASPEWMLANTDRYDKYDRNGPKVMLGEYAAHTDRRRNNWQAALAEAAFLTGVERNSDVVIMASYAPLFNRVGWSQWVPDLIWFDNYRVFGTPSYYVQKIFAENKGDVVVYSELTNEEYRMFGYRYKYLYQVVTYDEKSQELIIKIVNPWSEDRSVRVDVRGITLDGTGKEITLKGDPKDENNFDELRIVPEEKIITGLKNSFEYTFKAHSVTVLKLKVEE from the coding sequence ATGAAAAAGTTTGTCTTTATTCTGCTTCTTTTGGTTTCAATATCTCTTCTTGGGGAAGTCCAGCATGTTCTGACAATCGACTTTTCTCAGCAGGGACCAAGAATTCCAGAAACGCTCCATGGAATATTCTTCGAGGACATAAATCACGCAGTCGATGGTGGACTTTACGTGGAACTTGTAAGAAATAGATCGTTCGAACAAGAAACTAGAAGGTATGAGGGGTGGAGGGTCGAAAGAGGAGATTTTGTGAGATCTTCAATAGAAGAAACATATCCTCTCAACGAAAACAACACTCGTTACCTTGAGATGAGATTTTCCGAAACCGATAGAGCAACTCTCACGAATCTGGGCTACGGTGGAATCGCAGTGTTTCAAGGTCAGGAATACACTTTCTCCACTTATCTCAGTGGAGGTTTCTCTGGAACGATCACGGTGATGATCGTTGACGATGATGAAATTCTTGCTTCAGGAAGAATCTTGCTTCAACAACCTGTTGGTGACTGGAAAAAATACACGTTGGACCTTGTTCCCACAAAGACATCCACCAACTCGGAACTTTCGATCGTTATTCTGGGTAAGGGAATTCTCAGAATCGATATGGTCTCTCTGATGCCGAAAGACAACTGGAACGGTATGAGAAAAGACCTTGTAAAGATGATTGAAGAGTTGAAACCGGGTTTCATGAGGTTTCCAGGTGGATGTTTGGTTCAGGGAAATACTTTGGAGAATGCCTACCGATGGAAGGAGAGTATCGGACCGATTGAGCAAAGAAAAACGAAATGGAATTTCTGGGGATACTATCAAACACTTGGCATCGGCTTTTACGAATATCTCCTCCTCTGCGAAAAACTGGGAGCAGAACCTGTTCCCATATTCAATCCTGGAATATCTTTTCAGATAGAATCTCCAGAATACGCTTCTGAAGAGGAACTTAAAGAATGGATACAGGATGTTCTGGACTTCCTCGAGTTTGCCAACGGTGCAACAGACACGTACTGGGGTGGAGTTAGAGCATCTCTTGGACATCCAGAACCTTTCAACGTGAAATACATCGGTGTTGGTAACGAAAACTGGGGCCCAAGGTACTGGGAGAATTTCGAAAGGTTCAGAAGAGCGATCAAAGAAAAATATCCCAACGTGAAGATCATTTTCAGTGGCCCGCCGTCTTATGAAGGAACCGACTTCAGACAGGCGTGGCGCTGGGCAAGGGAAAACAACGTGGAGATCTTCGACGAGCACATCTACGCCTCCCCGGAGTGGATGCTGGCGAACACCGACAGATACGACAAATACGATAGAAACGGTCCAAAGGTGATGCTCGGAGAGTATGCAGCGCATACAGATAGAAGAAGGAACAACTGGCAGGCGGCACTCGCTGAGGCAGCTTTTCTTACGGGTGTTGAAAGAAATTCCGATGTTGTTATAATGGCTTCTTACGCTCCTTTGTTCAACAGGGTGGGTTGGTCACAATGGGTACCAGATTTGATATGGTTCGATAACTACAGAGTCTTTGGCACACCGAGTTACTACGTTCAGAAGATCTTCGCTGAAAACAAAGGTGATGTGGTGGTTTACTCTGAGCTCACCAACGAAGAGTACAGGATGTTCGGCTATAGATACAAGTATCTCTACCAGGTGGTGACGTACGATGAAAAATCCCAAGAACTGATTATAAAAATTGTCAACCCTTGGTCGGAGGATAGATCTGTGAGAGTAGATGTTCGGGGGATAACTCTCGATGGGACTGGAAAAGAGATAACATTAAAAGGCGATCCAAAAGATGAAAACAACTTTGATGAACTCAGAATTGTTCCAGAAGAAAAAATAATAACCGGTCTCAAAAATTCCTTCGAATACACCTTCAAAGCCCATTCGGTGACCGTCTTGAAACTGAAGGTGGAAGAATGA
- a CDS encoding LamG domain-containing protein encodes MLKKPFLIVLTIWVLSLGAAIDLNKGLIAYYPFDGDLKDRTENFEEGYLVGNRINVPALGNPKFDEGVVGQALVFDGKKGVVLGNDLITDYDYSVSFWLKIEAFTQHTTTFFGCYIDEENYFYWLSFVPYGWNNGTLLWARNDRKDIWFDGIPPFNLEKDKWYHVVIVVDKGKARLFIDGKEVPLKIQINGQPNPDGLVPDVFSVGPGGVFSLGVNFWDPPFKGMMDELRIYDRPLTVEEVKALYEQGK; translated from the coding sequence GTGCTGAAGAAACCTTTTCTGATCGTTTTAACAATATGGGTACTCTCGCTGGGGGCAGCTATAGATCTGAATAAGGGTCTGATAGCTTACTATCCATTCGATGGAGACCTGAAAGACAGAACGGAAAATTTCGAGGAAGGATACCTTGTTGGAAACAGGATAAACGTTCCAGCACTTGGAAATCCGAAATTCGACGAGGGAGTGGTAGGACAAGCTCTGGTTTTCGATGGAAAAAAAGGTGTGGTTCTTGGAAACGATCTCATAACCGACTACGATTATTCTGTTTCTTTCTGGCTCAAAATCGAAGCATTTACACAGCATACAACCACTTTCTTTGGATGCTACATAGATGAAGAAAACTACTTCTACTGGTTGAGTTTCGTACCATATGGCTGGAACAACGGCACTCTCCTGTGGGCCAGAAACGATAGAAAAGACATATGGTTTGATGGAATACCTCCGTTCAATCTTGAGAAAGACAAATGGTACCACGTTGTGATAGTTGTAGACAAAGGAAAAGCACGTTTGTTCATCGATGGAAAAGAAGTCCCCCTCAAGATACAGATCAATGGTCAACCTAACCCTGATGGATTGGTACCAGATGTGTTCTCTGTGGGTCCAGGAGGGGTGTTTTCACTGGGGGTGAACTTCTGGGATCCACCATTCAAAGGAATGATGGATGAACTCAGGATCTACGATAGACCACTGACGGTGGAAGAAGTAAAGGCATTGTATGAACAGGGAAAATAA
- a CDS encoding arabinan endo-1,5-alpha-L-arabinosidase, whose product MKFLAFSIVFTMLLGFVFAETQPTFRWAVVHDPSVIKVNDVYYVFGTHLQVAKSKDLMHWDQISTSAHNRNPIIPNINEELKEALSWARTRNDIWAPQVIQLSDGRYYMYYCASTFGSPRSAIGIAVSDNVEGPYKHYAVIVKSGQVYSVDGPSEDGTPYDSRKHPNALDPAVFYDKEGNLWMVYGSWFGGIYILKLDPQTGLPLPGQGYGKRLAGGNHSSMEGPFVLYSPETDYYYLFLSFGGLDYRGGYNIRVARSKNPDGPYYDPEGKSMENCMGNKTVIANYGAKLVGNFTLSETATIDFKAFGYVSPGHNSAYYDPETGKYFIFFHTRFPGRGETYQLRVHQIFLNEDGWFVMSPFPYAGETSDLPVEEIEGEYQFINHGKEITSDIKQPVRIRLNQDGTITGAVEGKWKKKGYYITLEINEGGITSVYKGVVLKQWHYSEKRWVTVFTALSNHGVSVWGIRTE is encoded by the coding sequence ATGAAGTTTCTTGCCTTCTCCATCGTTTTCACAATGCTGCTAGGATTCGTTTTCGCTGAAACCCAACCTACATTTCGATGGGCGGTAGTGCACGATCCTTCGGTTATCAAAGTAAACGACGTTTATTACGTCTTTGGTACACACCTTCAGGTTGCAAAATCGAAGGACTTAATGCACTGGGACCAAATAAGTACGAGTGCACACAATAGAAACCCTATAATACCCAATATAAATGAAGAATTGAAAGAAGCTCTCAGCTGGGCAAGAACAAGAAACGACATCTGGGCGCCCCAGGTTATTCAACTCTCCGATGGAAGGTACTACATGTACTACTGTGCCTCAACCTTCGGTTCACCAAGGTCTGCTATAGGAATTGCCGTCTCTGATAATGTAGAAGGTCCATATAAACATTACGCGGTGATCGTGAAATCCGGTCAGGTTTATTCCGTGGATGGTCCGAGTGAAGATGGAACACCGTACGATTCCAGAAAGCATCCAAACGCGCTGGATCCTGCTGTTTTCTATGACAAAGAAGGAAATCTGTGGATGGTCTATGGATCGTGGTTTGGAGGAATCTACATTCTCAAACTTGACCCCCAAACTGGCCTTCCCCTTCCTGGTCAGGGCTATGGAAAAAGACTTGCAGGAGGAAATCACAGTTCCATGGAAGGCCCCTTCGTTCTGTACAGTCCAGAAACAGATTATTACTATCTCTTTTTGAGTTTTGGCGGGCTAGATTACAGAGGAGGATACAACATCAGAGTTGCAAGATCTAAAAATCCAGATGGCCCGTACTACGACCCCGAGGGAAAAAGCATGGAAAACTGTATGGGAAACAAGACAGTGATTGCCAACTATGGAGCCAAACTTGTTGGCAACTTCACTTTGAGTGAAACCGCTACCATCGACTTCAAAGCATTTGGATACGTCTCTCCCGGTCATAACTCCGCTTATTACGATCCTGAAACGGGTAAGTACTTCATTTTCTTCCACACAAGGTTCCCTGGAAGAGGCGAAACGTATCAACTCAGGGTTCATCAGATCTTTCTAAACGAAGATGGATGGTTCGTCATGTCTCCTTTTCCTTACGCAGGTGAAACGTCTGATCTTCCAGTCGAAGAGATTGAAGGAGAGTACCAGTTCATAAACCACGGAAAAGAAATCACAAGTGATATCAAACAACCTGTGAGAATTCGTCTGAACCAGGATGGAACAATAACGGGAGCTGTTGAAGGGAAGTGGAAAAAGAAAGGGTACTACATCACACTGGAGATCAACGAAGGAGGCATTACCTCTGTATATAAAGGTGTCGTTTTGAAACAATGGCACTACTCAGAGAAAAGATGGGTAACGGTTTTTACAGCTCTTTCCAACCACGGAGTGTCCGTGTGGGGAATAAGGACGGAATGA
- a CDS encoding alpha-N-arabinofuranosidase: protein MSYKIIVDPKKVVKPISRHIYGHFTEHLGRCIYGGIYEEGSPLSDERGFRKDVLEAVKKIKVPNLRWPGGNFASNYHWEDGIGPKDERPVRFDLAWQQEEPNRFGTDEFIEYCREIGAEPYICINMGTGTLDEALHWLEYCNGKGNTYYAQLRRKYGHPEPYNVKFWGIGNEMWGEWQVGHMTADEYARAAKEYTKWMKVFDPTIKAIAVGCDDPIWNLKVLQEAGDVIDYISYHFYTGSDDYYETVSTVYLLKERLIGVKKLIDTVEVARKRGVKIALDEWNVWYRVSDNKLEEPYDLKDGIFACGVLVLLQKMSDIVPLANLAQLVNALGAIHTEKDGLVLTPVYKAFELIVNHSGEKLVKTHVESETYSIEGVMFINKMPFSVENAPFLDAAASISEDGKKLFIAVLNYKKEDALKVPIRVEGLGQKKATVYTLTGPDVNARNTMENPNVVDITSETITVDTEFEYTFKPFSCSVIEVELE, encoded by the coding sequence ATGTCCTACAAGATCATTGTTGATCCAAAGAAAGTAGTCAAGCCGATCAGCAGGCACATCTACGGTCATTTCACGGAGCATTTGGGAAGATGTATCTATGGAGGAATCTACGAAGAAGGTTCACCGCTCTCCGATGAGAGGGGTTTTAGAAAAGACGTTTTAGAAGCGGTGAAGAAGATAAAAGTTCCGAACTTGAGATGGCCAGGTGGAAACTTCGCATCGAACTACCACTGGGAAGATGGTATCGGTCCCAAGGACGAAAGACCTGTCAGGTTCGATCTTGCGTGGCAACAAGAAGAACCAAACAGGTTCGGAACGGATGAGTTCATCGAGTACTGTCGTGAGATAGGAGCAGAGCCCTACATATGTATCAACATGGGAACTGGAACACTCGATGAGGCCCTTCACTGGCTCGAGTACTGTAACGGAAAGGGTAACACCTACTACGCCCAACTCAGAAGAAAATATGGTCACCCAGAGCCCTACAACGTGAAGTTCTGGGGAATAGGAAACGAGATGTGGGGAGAGTGGCAGGTAGGTCACATGACGGCAGATGAGTATGCAAGAGCAGCCAAAGAATACACCAAGTGGATGAAAGTGTTCGATCCGACCATCAAGGCTATCGCCGTTGGTTGTGATGATCCTATCTGGAATTTGAAGGTTCTTCAAGAGGCGGGTGACGTTATCGATTACATTTCCTATCACTTCTACACGGGATCTGACGACTATTACGAGACCGTTTCTACCGTTTATCTTCTCAAGGAAAGACTCATCGGGGTGAAGAAACTCATCGACACGGTTGAGGTTGCAAGAAAAAGGGGAGTGAAGATCGCTCTGGACGAGTGGAACGTGTGGTACAGAGTATCTGACAACAAGCTCGAAGAACCTTACGATCTCAAAGATGGCATCTTCGCGTGTGGAGTTCTTGTGCTTCTTCAGAAGATGAGTGACATTGTGCCGCTTGCCAATCTTGCTCAACTTGTGAACGCACTCGGAGCCATACACACCGAAAAGGATGGTCTCGTTCTCACACCTGTCTACAAGGCCTTCGAACTCATCGTGAATCACTCCGGAGAAAAACTCGTCAAGACCCACGTTGAATCGGAGACTTACAGCATAGAAGGTGTCATGTTCATCAACAAGATGCCCTTCTCTGTGGAGAACGCTCCTTTCCTAGATGCCGCTGCCTCCATCTCAGAAGATGGCAAGAAACTCTTCATAGCTGTTTTGAACTACAAAAAAGAGGACGCATTGAAGGTACCGATCAGAGTCGAAGGTTTGGGACAAAAGAAGGCGACAGTCTACACACTCACAGGACCGGATGTGAACGCAAGGAACACCATGGAAAATCCCAACGTTGTTGACATTACCTCTGAAACCATCACCGTCGACACTGAGTTTGAATATACCTTTAAACCTTTCTCTTGCAGTGTGATCGAGGTAGAATTGGAGTAA
- a CDS encoding extracellular solute-binding protein encodes MRKLLVFLSILVLTLPLMAKIQITFMTPLSGADGAYMDQIIQKFNETHPDIEIVHLVVGSSLEYKQKLATGISTKSAPQVLFIRKHDMPLFLDHFRTFTKEELQQWGIDIDDIYPSVLEGLVTKDGKYYGIPIDVWIFYMAYRKDNFKKAGLDPDLPLKEGPLNQEQFVNVLRALKKVTPEGSYPWCESPSWDWEFVHLLWQFGGDILTPDFKKPAFKEAGIKVLKFLQELQKEGLYPDQPIDPGPTFESGAGSILITGIWTINPWRELLGDDFGYAPAPQLGTVKSVFGGSHVIALPKVMVEDEETFNAVMTWVKYLWDHAIEWYAAGQTPARKSIAQSEEFKEKFPHLYVAAQQVSYVKTFQMFPYIAEILAEIVPYIEEVLINKSMTPEEAMEEAEIVAQEIIDDYWATVGE; translated from the coding sequence ATGAGGAAATTGTTGGTGTTTCTGAGTATCTTGGTTCTTACCCTTCCACTCATGGCAAAGATCCAGATCACGTTCATGACACCTCTTTCTGGAGCCGATGGGGCGTACATGGATCAGATCATTCAAAAGTTCAACGAAACACATCCTGATATCGAGATCGTTCATCTTGTTGTGGGAAGTTCCTTGGAATACAAGCAGAAGCTTGCTACGGGTATTTCCACGAAATCTGCTCCCCAGGTTCTGTTTATTAGGAAGCATGACATGCCGCTGTTCCTTGATCACTTCAGAACCTTCACAAAAGAAGAGCTCCAACAGTGGGGTATCGATATCGATGATATTTATCCCTCTGTCCTTGAAGGACTTGTAACAAAAGACGGTAAGTATTACGGAATACCAATTGACGTCTGGATTTTCTACATGGCTTACAGGAAAGACAATTTCAAAAAGGCTGGTCTTGATCCAGACCTTCCGCTGAAAGAAGGTCCGCTCAATCAGGAGCAGTTTGTGAACGTTCTTAGGGCTCTTAAAAAGGTTACTCCTGAAGGTTCATACCCGTGGTGTGAGTCTCCGAGCTGGGACTGGGAGTTTGTACATCTTCTGTGGCAATTTGGTGGAGATATTCTGACACCTGATTTCAAGAAACCAGCGTTCAAAGAAGCTGGTATAAAAGTGCTCAAGTTCCTTCAGGAACTTCAAAAAGAGGGATTGTATCCTGATCAGCCAATCGATCCCGGTCCGACTTTCGAATCTGGCGCAGGGTCCATTTTGATAACCGGTATCTGGACGATCAATCCATGGCGTGAATTGTTAGGAGACGACTTTGGTTATGCTCCAGCTCCACAACTTGGTACGGTTAAATCCGTGTTCGGTGGATCGCATGTGATAGCTCTTCCCAAAGTGATGGTGGAAGACGAAGAAACCTTCAATGCTGTGATGACGTGGGTGAAGTACCTGTGGGACCATGCGATCGAATGGTATGCAGCGGGACAAACACCTGCAAGAAAATCCATAGCTCAGAGCGAAGAGTTCAAGGAGAAATTCCCACACCTGTACGTTGCGGCTCAGCAGGTATCTTATGTTAAAACCTTCCAGATGTTCCCGTACATAGCCGAGATCCTTGCCGAGATAGTGCCATATATTGAAGAAGTGCTTATCAACAAGAGTATGACACCTGAAGAAGCAATGGAGGAAGCAGAAATAGTTGCTCAGGAAATAATCGACGACTACTGGGCAACTGTTGGAGAGTAA